A single Pseudanabaena yagii GIHE-NHR1 DNA region contains:
- a CDS encoding adenylate/guanylate cyclase domain-containing protein — protein MVNTTNTSNQTNILAAIVFTDVKDSTRLMTANRNRTLQAIVRDHQTLESICTKYGGKVVKSLGDGLLMYFTSAENSVTAAIVMQRTLADLSLDRSPEDILEHRIGIHLSDVVFINGDIMGDGVNIASRIQSCAKPWGICISRVIFDSISAVVKVPIDDGGLRELKGIP, from the coding sequence ATGGTCAACACAACCAATACATCAAATCAAACGAATATTCTTGCTGCTATTGTCTTTACAGACGTAAAAGATTCTACACGGTTAATGACTGCCAACCGAAATAGAACATTGCAAGCAATTGTGCGAGATCATCAGACACTTGAGTCTATTTGTACTAAGTACGGTGGAAAAGTCGTTAAATCGTTAGGTGATGGTCTGCTGATGTACTTTACAAGTGCCGAAAATTCAGTAACAGCAGCGATTGTTATGCAGAGAACGCTCGCTGATTTGTCTTTAGATCGCTCTCCAGAAGATATATTAGAACATCGGATTGGGATTCATCTTAGTGATGTCGTATTTATTAATGGCGACATAATGGGCGATGGTGTAAACATTGCATCTCGTATTCAGTCTTGTGCCAAACCTTGGGGCATTTGCATTTCACGAGTCATTTTTGATTCCATAAGCGCTGTTGTCAAAGTGCCTATTGACGATGGAGGATTAAGAGAACTCAAAGGTATACCATAA
- a CDS encoding ATP-binding cassette domain-containing protein, producing MPQSTSRNSPNDDLSNVKVEFRDVNFRIGRRDLVSQVNLTINQGEALLLLGRSGSGKTTTLKLINRLLIPTSGQVLVGDRSTQEWDAIALRRKIGYAIQETGLFPHFTVGENVGLVPSLLQWSRPKLEARVYEMLNLMGLEPEVFAQRYPQQLSGGQRQRVGIARALAADPPILLMDEPFGALDPITRLELQQQFRYLQKQLGKTVVFVTHDIQEAFFLGTRIGLMHEGQLVVLGSKEEFMRSPHPEAQAFMACLPTNL from the coding sequence ATGCCCCAATCAACAAGTAGGAATTCCCCAAATGACGATTTATCAAATGTCAAGGTGGAATTTCGAGATGTGAACTTTCGCATAGGTCGCCGAGATCTTGTTTCACAGGTAAATTTAACAATAAATCAAGGCGAAGCATTGCTGTTATTGGGGCGCAGTGGTAGTGGGAAGACGACAACTTTGAAGTTAATTAACCGTTTGCTGATACCAACTTCAGGGCAGGTTTTGGTCGGCGATCGCTCTACCCAAGAATGGGATGCGATCGCCCTCAGGCGTAAGATTGGCTATGCAATCCAAGAAACGGGCTTATTTCCCCACTTTACGGTTGGAGAGAATGTGGGACTAGTTCCATCTTTGCTGCAATGGTCTAGACCCAAACTTGAAGCTAGAGTTTATGAAATGCTTAATTTAATGGGTCTAGAGCCAGAAGTATTTGCTCAACGCTATCCTCAACAATTATCAGGTGGGCAACGCCAGCGCGTCGGCATTGCGAGGGCATTAGCCGCCGATCCGCCAATCCTGTTAATGGATGAACCCTTTGGCGCACTCGATCCGATTACGAGATTAGAATTGCAACAACAGTTCCGCTATTTACAAAAGCAATTGGGAAAGACTGTAGTATTTGTCACCCATGATATTCAAGAAGCTTTTTTTCTGGGTACACGCATTGGCTTGATGCATGAAGGGCAACTAGTAGTACTAGGCTCTAAAGAAGAATTCATGCGATCGCCCCATCCCGAAGCCCAAGCATTTATGGCTTGTTTGCCAACTAATTTGTAA
- a CDS encoding ABC transporter permease/substrate-binding protein, giving the protein MFNFLNQYTSEILRLSGEHLVLVIMAMVIAIAIGIPLGILITRRPRFAPLVLGLANALQTIPSLAIFGFLISVPFLGGIGKTPAIVALTLYALLPIIRNTYVGIQNIDPAVREAGRGMGMTDWQLLTQVELPLATGVILAGVRVATVISVGIATIAAAIGGGGLGVFIFRGISTVNNQLILAGAIPAAIMALAADFGLGWLEKKITQQKIKQPRFNRRFTIVGIVAIAMITAITTILLQQAPARIIIGSKNFTEQLILGELLAQQIENRTNLQVDRRFNLGGTFVCHEAVKAGQISAYVEYTGTALTAVLKRSPITDSAAVYQQVKQNYADNFQLEVMPSLGFNNTFAITIRGEDAKRFNLKTISDAAQYTPQWQAGFGYEFLERADGYAGLAKTYGLKFDKPPQQMEIGLMYQALAQKKVDLQQIPIKPATGRVI; this is encoded by the coding sequence TTGTTTAATTTTCTGAATCAATATACATCTGAGATTTTGCGCCTTAGTGGTGAGCATTTAGTTTTAGTCATTATGGCGATGGTTATAGCCATTGCGATCGGTATTCCTTTGGGAATTCTGATTACTCGCCGCCCTAGGTTTGCACCATTAGTTCTAGGGCTTGCCAATGCTTTACAGACTATTCCTAGCTTGGCGATTTTTGGCTTTCTCATATCGGTTCCATTTCTAGGAGGAATTGGAAAAACTCCTGCGATCGTGGCGCTAACTCTTTACGCCCTACTACCCATAATCCGCAATACCTATGTTGGTATTCAGAACATCGATCCTGCTGTGCGTGAAGCTGGACGCGGAATGGGAATGACCGATTGGCAATTATTAACTCAGGTGGAACTGCCCCTTGCTACAGGTGTAATTTTAGCGGGTGTCAGAGTTGCAACGGTTATTTCTGTGGGGATTGCCACCATCGCCGCCGCCATTGGTGGTGGTGGATTGGGGGTATTTATTTTTCGTGGTATTTCCACTGTTAATAATCAATTGATTCTGGCAGGGGCTATTCCCGCAGCAATAATGGCGCTAGCTGCCGATTTTGGATTAGGTTGGCTAGAGAAAAAGATTACCCAACAGAAGATAAAACAACCAAGGTTTAATCGTCGCTTTACGATTGTGGGTATTGTGGCGATCGCGATGATTACCGCGATAACGACAATTCTGCTCCAACAAGCACCAGCAAGAATTATCATTGGCTCTAAAAACTTTACCGAGCAGTTAATCTTAGGGGAATTATTAGCCCAACAAATTGAGAACCGCACAAATTTACAGGTCGATCGCCGTTTTAATTTGGGTGGAACCTTTGTTTGCCATGAAGCGGTAAAAGCGGGACAAATTTCGGCTTATGTGGAATATACTGGCACGGCTCTAACGGCGGTATTAAAGCGATCGCCAATTACTGATTCTGCGGCAGTATATCAACAAGTCAAACAAAACTATGCTGACAACTTTCAATTGGAAGTAATGCCATCCTTGGGTTTCAATAATACCTTTGCGATTACAATTCGCGGTGAAGATGCTAAGCGCTTCAATCTCAAGACGATATCTGACGCAGCTCAATATACTCCCCAATGGCAAGCAGGGTTTGGTTATGAGTTTTTAGAAAGAGCCGATGGCTACGCGGGATTAGCCAAAACTTATGGCTTAAAGTTTGACAAACCGCCGCAACAGATGGAAATCGGTTTAATGTATCAAGCCCTTGCTCAAAAGAAGGTGGATCTACAGCAAATTCCGATCAAACCCGCCACAGGAAGAGTAATCTAG